One genomic segment of Nocardia spumae includes these proteins:
- a CDS encoding metal-dependent hydrolase — protein MGILPSFRTIPANPPGPVAIRPRRVEFDWRGAPLIWIPSEPVASYFLNSLNLVIPEGERMIIQAFDEALADVRDDKLREDMLGFMGQEQQHAQAHDAVMRQVFTAHGIDPAPFMQSIEYLFRRILGARDSDGPRLRRQRLIERLGIAASSEHMFAFMGDWALNADLERFGADPQMLDLYRWHGAEEVEHRSVAHDVARYFGVGYLRRGASMIITWPFFLALLARGAMYLSRNDPSTPNIGYPRLMLGLLSAMNRGLLPGVAAWTWSGLSTFVPGFDPQSVGSTAQALAYIAQSPAAKRVQS, from the coding sequence ATGGGCATACTCCCCAGCTTTCGAACGATTCCGGCGAATCCGCCGGGGCCCGTGGCGATTCGGCCCCGGCGGGTCGAATTCGATTGGCGCGGGGCGCCGCTGATCTGGATCCCTTCCGAGCCCGTGGCCAGCTACTTCCTCAACTCGCTGAATCTGGTGATCCCGGAAGGCGAGCGAATGATCATCCAGGCGTTCGACGAAGCGCTCGCTGACGTGCGTGACGACAAGCTGCGCGAGGACATGCTCGGCTTCATGGGGCAGGAGCAACAGCACGCACAGGCCCATGACGCGGTAATGAGGCAAGTGTTCACCGCCCACGGCATCGACCCGGCACCGTTCATGCAATCCATCGAATACCTGTTTCGCAGGATCCTGGGTGCTCGTGACAGCGACGGACCGCGGCTGCGCCGGCAACGCCTGATCGAGCGTCTGGGTATAGCCGCGTCCTCGGAGCACATGTTCGCCTTCATGGGGGACTGGGCGCTCAATGCCGACCTCGAGCGATTCGGGGCTGATCCGCAAATGCTCGATCTGTACCGCTGGCACGGCGCGGAGGAAGTCGAGCACCGAAGCGTCGCCCACGATGTGGCCCGCTACTTCGGTGTCGGATACCTCCGGCGAGGCGCGTCGATGATCATCACCTGGCCGTTCTTCCTGGCGTTGCTGGCTCGCGGGGCGATGTATCTGAGCCGCAACGACCCGTCCACACCGAACATCGGTTACCCACGGTTGATGCTCGGGCTGCTCAGCGCTATGAACCGCGGGCTCCTACCGGGCGTAGCGGCGTGGACCTGGAGCGGGTTGTCGACCTTCGTCCCCGGATTCGACCCGCAATCGGTGGGGTCCACAGCGCAGGCACTGGCGTACATCGCGCAATCCCCGGCGGCCAAGCGGGTTCAGTCGTGA
- a CDS encoding Fur family transcriptional regulator, giving the protein MLRRAALRVTAPRIAVMTAVHEHPHSDTDTILGLVRVTLGTVSHQAVYDVLRALTEAGLLRRIQPMGSVARYETRVGDNHHHLVCRSCGVIADVDCAVGTAPCLTAADDNGFLLDEAEVIYWGLCPACSPSSTSRSQP; this is encoded by the coding sequence ATGCTGCGCCGGGCCGCGCTGCGGGTCACCGCCCCGCGGATCGCGGTGATGACCGCTGTGCACGAGCATCCGCATTCCGATACCGACACCATCCTCGGTCTGGTCCGAGTCACCCTGGGCACGGTGTCTCACCAGGCGGTATACGACGTCCTGCGCGCGTTGACCGAGGCGGGCCTGCTCCGCCGGATCCAGCCGATGGGTTCGGTGGCCCGCTACGAGACGCGCGTCGGCGACAACCATCATCACCTCGTGTGCCGCTCGTGCGGTGTCATCGCCGATGTCGACTGCGCCGTCGGCACCGCGCCGTGTCTGACCGCGGCCGACGACAACGGCTTCCTGCTCGACGAGGCCGAAGTCATCTACTGGGGTCTGTGCCCTGCTTGCTCCCCGTCGTCCACGTCTCGATCACAGCCGTGA
- a CDS encoding DUF6670 family protein: MRPNILWRTVTPAALRIMPWISRPAVRATARPFTRPHMLAPHVGGRRYGWTHYGVMIPNLPEPHRYFSTMVIAGLPGATALDNDDAVTTTPRDTVTVSASTAARGAAFYQAYSMTEQCRLEDDGSLLDFGGDVVIEGTYPDFRVSVKTQDFSADLQLRATGQVAWFMRSPVYDHLSLCVEYDGSITVGDDRSDVSGVGTFEYAACAGLHGLVDRTLPPASKAPIDFFTYQVIGVDDHSHLLLVDVHATGQPLLTAAYHRAIGQPTWVTHKKVRFEVTEYATETTIDPYGNAMRLPVRFTWTAGDDLLVHGTVDSPPRFGVGRGYILGYHCHGIFGGETFDSRGYMEYIDKEAVNRAAADFLA; encoded by the coding sequence ATGCGACCGAACATCCTCTGGCGAACCGTGACACCAGCGGCATTGCGGATAATGCCCTGGATCTCCCGGCCGGCGGTCCGCGCGACAGCGCGCCCGTTCACGCGACCGCACATGCTCGCGCCACACGTCGGCGGGCGTCGTTACGGATGGACGCATTACGGGGTGATGATCCCGAACCTGCCCGAGCCGCACCGATACTTCAGCACCATGGTGATCGCCGGACTCCCGGGCGCGACCGCTCTGGATAACGACGACGCGGTCACTACCACTCCACGCGACACGGTTACCGTATCGGCGTCGACCGCCGCTCGCGGAGCGGCGTTCTACCAGGCGTACTCGATGACCGAGCAATGCCGGCTCGAAGACGACGGATCGCTCCTGGACTTCGGTGGCGATGTCGTCATCGAAGGCACCTATCCCGACTTCCGTGTTTCGGTGAAAACCCAGGACTTCAGCGCTGACCTGCAACTGCGCGCGACCGGCCAGGTGGCCTGGTTCATGCGCTCACCGGTCTACGACCACCTGAGCCTGTGCGTCGAGTACGACGGCAGCATCACCGTCGGCGACGACCGAAGCGACGTGTCGGGAGTCGGCACCTTCGAATACGCCGCATGCGCAGGTCTGCACGGGCTTGTCGACCGCACCCTGCCCCCCGCGTCCAAAGCCCCGATCGACTTCTTCACCTACCAAGTGATCGGCGTCGACGATCACTCCCATCTGCTGCTGGTCGACGTACACGCCACCGGCCAACCTCTGCTGACCGCTGCCTATCACCGAGCGATCGGACAACCGACGTGGGTCACGCACAAGAAGGTTCGATTCGAGGTCACCGAATATGCCACGGAAACAACCATCGACCCCTACGGCAACGCCATGCGGCTCCCCGTGAGGTTCACCTGGACCGCAGGCGACGACCTGCTCGTCCACGGCACAGTCGACTCGCCACCGCGTTTCGGAGTCGGCCGCGGCTACATTCTCGGCTACCACTGCCACGGCATATTCGGCGGTGAGACCTTCGACTCGCGTGGCTATATGGAGTACATCGACAAGGAAGCCGTAAATCGAGCCGCGGCAGACTTCCTCGCCTGA
- the katG gene encoding catalase/peroxidase HPI, with the protein MPEEHPPIAEANTEPPESGCPVVGRMKPPVEGGGNRDWWPEQLNLRILQHNPAEINPLGADFDYAAEFSTLDLAAVKADIVSVMTTSQDWWPADFGHYGPLFIRMAWHAAGTYRIEDGRGGAGAGMQRFAPLNSWPDNASLDKARRLLWPVKQKYGRKLSWADLIVYAGNVALESMGFETFGFGGGRVDEWEPEEVYWGPELEWLGDERYSGRRDLENPLAAVQMGLIYVNPEGPNGNPDPLAAAIDIRETFRRMAMNDVETAALIVGGHTFGKTHGAGPADLVGPEPEAAPLEQMGLGWKSAFNTGVGKDAITSGIEVTWTPTPTTWDNSFLETLYGYEWEKTKSPAGAWQWTPKDGAGAGTVPDAFDPATTRAPAMLTTDLSMREDPVYGPITRRWLDHPEELAEEFAKAWYKLIHRDMGPKARYLGSQVPEQTLLWQDPVPAVDHELIGAADIAALKAKILASGLSVPQLVATAWAAASSFRGSDKRGGANGGRLRLQPQSGWEANDPDELARVIRTLEGVQEAFNAEQSGAVRVSFADVVVLGGVAAIEKAAADGGFEVSVPFAPGRADATQELTDVESFSHLEPKADGFRNYLGKGTRLPAEYLLVDKANLLTLTAPEMAVLVGGLRVLGANHKQASLGVFTANPGVLSNDFFVNLLDMNTEWKPSPADDGTYVGSDRATGAQRWTASRVDLVFGSNSQLRAISEVYGTDDAKRKFVDDFVAAWTKVMNADRFDLG; encoded by the coding sequence GTGCCTGAGGAACATCCGCCCATCGCCGAGGCCAATACCGAACCCCCGGAGAGCGGTTGCCCCGTCGTGGGTCGCATGAAGCCCCCGGTCGAGGGCGGCGGTAACCGGGACTGGTGGCCGGAACAACTGAATTTGAGGATCCTGCAGCACAATCCGGCCGAGATCAATCCGCTCGGCGCGGATTTCGACTACGCCGCGGAATTCTCGACGCTGGATCTGGCCGCGGTCAAGGCCGACATCGTCTCGGTCATGACCACTTCGCAGGACTGGTGGCCCGCCGATTTCGGTCACTACGGTCCGCTGTTCATTCGCATGGCCTGGCACGCCGCGGGCACCTACCGCATCGAGGACGGGCGCGGCGGCGCCGGCGCGGGCATGCAGCGGTTCGCCCCGCTCAACAGCTGGCCCGACAACGCCAGCCTGGACAAGGCGCGCCGGCTGCTGTGGCCGGTGAAACAGAAGTACGGCCGCAAGCTGTCGTGGGCGGATCTGATCGTCTACGCCGGCAATGTGGCGCTGGAGTCCATGGGGTTCGAGACGTTCGGTTTCGGCGGTGGCCGGGTCGACGAATGGGAACCCGAAGAGGTCTACTGGGGCCCGGAGCTGGAGTGGCTCGGCGACGAACGCTACTCCGGCCGGCGTGACCTCGAGAACCCGCTCGCAGCGGTGCAGATGGGTCTGATCTACGTCAATCCCGAAGGGCCCAACGGCAATCCGGACCCGCTGGCGGCAGCCATCGACATCCGTGAGACCTTTCGCCGGATGGCGATGAACGACGTGGAAACCGCGGCGTTGATCGTGGGCGGGCACACCTTCGGCAAGACCCACGGTGCCGGTCCGGCCGATCTGGTGGGACCCGAGCCCGAGGCCGCCCCGCTCGAACAGATGGGACTGGGCTGGAAGAGCGCGTTCAACACCGGTGTCGGTAAGGACGCGATCACCAGCGGTATCGAGGTGACGTGGACGCCCACCCCCACCACATGGGACAACAGCTTCCTCGAAACCCTCTACGGCTACGAGTGGGAGAAGACCAAGAGCCCCGCCGGCGCCTGGCAGTGGACTCCGAAGGACGGCGCCGGTGCCGGTACCGTGCCCGATGCCTTCGATCCGGCGACCACACGCGCACCGGCGATGCTGACGACCGACCTGTCGATGCGCGAAGACCCCGTCTACGGCCCGATCACCCGGCGCTGGCTCGACCACCCCGAGGAACTGGCCGAGGAATTCGCCAAGGCCTGGTACAAGCTGATCCACCGCGATATGGGACCCAAGGCCCGGTACCTGGGTTCGCAGGTTCCCGAGCAGACGCTGCTGTGGCAGGACCCGGTTCCGGCCGTCGACCACGAGCTGATCGGCGCCGCCGACATCGCGGCGCTCAAGGCCAAGATCCTGGCCTCGGGCCTGAGCGTGCCGCAACTGGTCGCCACCGCGTGGGCCGCGGCGTCCTCGTTCCGCGGTAGCGACAAGCGCGGTGGCGCCAACGGTGGCCGCCTGCGCCTGCAGCCGCAGAGCGGTTGGGAGGCCAACGATCCCGATGAGCTCGCGCGGGTGATCCGCACTCTCGAAGGTGTGCAGGAGGCGTTCAACGCCGAGCAGAGCGGCGCTGTGCGGGTGTCGTTCGCCGATGTGGTGGTCCTCGGCGGTGTCGCCGCGATCGAGAAGGCCGCCGCGGACGGCGGGTTCGAGGTCTCGGTGCCGTTCGCGCCGGGTCGCGCCGATGCCACCCAGGAACTCACCGATGTGGAGTCGTTCTCCCACCTCGAGCCCAAGGCCGACGGCTTCCGCAACTACCTGGGCAAGGGCACCCGGTTGCCGGCGGAGTATCTGCTCGTCGACAAGGCGAATCTGCTGACCCTGACCGCGCCGGAGATGGCGGTCCTGGTCGGTGGCCTGCGCGTGCTGGGCGCGAACCACAAGCAGGCGTCGCTGGGTGTGTTCACCGCCAACCCCGGTGTACTGAGCAACGACTTCTTCGTCAATCTGCTCGATATGAACACCGAGTGGAAGCCCTCCCCCGCCGACGACGGCACCTACGTCGGCTCGGACCGGGCGACCGGCGCACAGCGGTGGACCGCCAGCCGGGTCGATCTGGTGTTCGGATCCAATTCGCAGTTGCGCGCGATATCGGAGGTCTACGGCACCGACGACGCGAAGCGTAAGTTCGTCGACGATTTCGTCGCCGCCTGGACGAAGGTGATGAACGCGGATCGATTCGATCTCGGCTGA
- a CDS encoding TerC/Alx family metal homeostasis membrane protein translates to MTVPLLAWLGALALIVALLAVDFVFHVRGPHSPTLSESAVWSAAYVGVAVAFGFVVWGFGGSEMAVEYFAGYITEKALSVDNLFVFLVIFSAFRVPAAARQKVLLVGITISLAVRTGFIFLGATLINRFAWVFYVFGAVLLVTAGNMLRPEGEDPRAGDGVIARITRKLLRTTDFYDGDAITTVVGGRRRLTPMVSAMIVIGGTDVLFALDSIPAIFGLTQNVFLVFTATAFSLLGLRQLFFLLEGLLDRLIYLGFGLAVVLGFIGVKLILHALHHNSLPFVNDGDPVPVAEISTVWSLVVIVAVLVVTVVVSLWSPAGRAQTAVAGAHRYAMRYLDLGYEADQTLREQTYARMLADERAMAELPDKYVRRFRADDLTTQLQRAHAVHEDRMARIRAGLPLRM, encoded by the coding sequence GTGACCGTTCCGCTGCTGGCTTGGCTGGGCGCGCTGGCGTTGATCGTGGCGTTGCTGGCAGTCGACTTCGTCTTCCATGTGCGCGGCCCGCATTCGCCGACGCTGTCGGAGTCGGCGGTGTGGTCGGCGGCCTACGTCGGGGTGGCGGTGGCGTTCGGGTTCGTGGTGTGGGGGTTCGGCGGTTCGGAGATGGCCGTGGAGTACTTCGCCGGCTACATCACCGAGAAGGCGTTGTCGGTGGACAACCTGTTCGTCTTCCTGGTGATCTTCTCCGCCTTCCGCGTCCCCGCCGCCGCCCGGCAGAAGGTACTGCTGGTGGGGATCACGATCTCGCTGGCGGTCCGGACGGGATTCATCTTCCTGGGAGCGACGCTGATCAACCGGTTCGCGTGGGTGTTCTACGTCTTCGGCGCGGTGCTGCTGGTGACCGCGGGCAACATGCTGCGGCCCGAAGGTGAGGACCCCCGCGCCGGTGACGGCGTGATTGCCCGGATCACGCGAAAACTGTTGCGCACCACAGATTTCTACGACGGCGACGCGATCACCACCGTAGTGGGCGGCCGTCGCCGCCTGACCCCCATGGTCTCGGCGATGATCGTGATCGGCGGCACCGACGTGCTGTTCGCCCTGGATTCGATTCCGGCCATCTTCGGGCTGACCCAGAACGTATTCCTCGTATTCACCGCCACCGCGTTCTCCCTGCTCGGGTTGCGGCAGCTGTTCTTCCTGCTGGAAGGATTGCTCGACCGGCTGATCTATCTCGGTTTCGGATTGGCCGTGGTGCTCGGATTCATCGGCGTGAAGCTGATCCTGCACGCGTTGCACCACAACAGCCTCCCCTTCGTCAACGACGGCGACCCGGTGCCGGTGGCCGAGATCTCCACGGTGTGGTCGCTGGTGGTGATCGTGGCCGTGCTCGTGGTGACGGTGGTGGTGTCACTGTGGAGCCCCGCCGGGCGGGCGCAGACCGCGGTCGCCGGCGCGCACCGATACGCGATGCGATACCTGGATCTGGGCTACGAGGCCGATCAGACGCTGCGCGAGCAGACCTACGCTCGGATGCTGGCCGACGAGCGGGCGATGGCCGAACTGCCGGACAAATATGTGCGCCGATTCCGCGCCGACGACCTGACAACGCAACTCCAGCGCGCGCATGCCGTGCACGAGGACCGGATGGCGCGCATTCGCGCGGGCCTGCCCCTGCGCATGTGA
- a CDS encoding PDR/VanB family oxidoreductase, protein MRGTPRLVVPQTRPPNPWGRDRPDRLLDSLEALLELRVRWTAITHSRRHPTPAVNNRLFPLRVGERDVVAGDDDVVALTLGGTRRAQLPAWYPGAHLDIQLPSGRIRQYSLCGDPADRHRYRIAVRRVPDGGGGSRELHRLPVGSVVHVRGPRNAFGFIEPVRVADTGRVRFIAGGIGITPILPMVREAEHMGLDWTLVYVGRNRGALPFLDELARLGQRVVVRTDDDHGLPTADDLLPVDLHTGDVIYCCGPIPLMDMVAARVRDAPGVELHSERFSPKPVVDGRPFRIQLARSGEVVHVDAHETALEAVLEVDSRTPYSCRQGFCGACRVRVVAGTVDHRDTMLSTSDREAGMMLLCVSRAESGSLTLDL, encoded by the coding sequence ATGCGCGGCACGCCCAGACTGGTTGTCCCACAGACCCGCCCGCCGAACCCTTGGGGCCGAGATCGCCCGGATCGCCTCCTGGATTCATTGGAGGCACTGCTCGAACTGCGAGTCCGCTGGACAGCGATTACCCACAGCCGCCGCCACCCGACACCTGCGGTCAACAACCGCCTGTTTCCACTGCGGGTCGGCGAGCGGGACGTCGTCGCCGGCGACGACGACGTCGTCGCCCTCACCCTCGGCGGAACTCGCCGTGCACAGCTGCCGGCGTGGTATCCAGGCGCGCATCTGGATATCCAGCTGCCGTCCGGTCGCATCCGCCAGTACTCGTTGTGCGGGGACCCCGCCGACCGTCATCGCTACCGCATCGCCGTCCGTCGAGTACCCGACGGCGGCGGCGGATCCCGTGAGCTACACCGCCTGCCCGTGGGTAGCGTCGTGCATGTTCGGGGTCCTCGAAACGCCTTCGGGTTCATCGAACCCGTACGAGTCGCCGATACCGGACGCGTCCGATTCATCGCCGGCGGTATCGGGATCACGCCGATCCTTCCCATGGTTCGCGAGGCCGAACACATGGGCCTGGACTGGACACTGGTTTACGTGGGCAGGAACCGGGGCGCGTTACCTTTTCTCGACGAGCTGGCGCGCTTGGGCCAGCGAGTTGTCGTACGCACCGACGACGACCACGGACTTCCCACCGCGGATGACCTACTACCGGTCGACCTACACACCGGCGATGTCATCTACTGCTGTGGTCCGATCCCATTGATGGACATGGTCGCCGCGCGCGTTCGCGACGCCCCGGGCGTCGAGCTGCACTCGGAAAGGTTCTCACCGAAACCAGTCGTCGATGGACGCCCTTTCCGCATCCAACTCGCTCGTTCAGGCGAGGTCGTGCACGTCGATGCGCACGAGACCGCGTTGGAAGCCGTGCTCGAGGTCGACTCCCGCACGCCGTACTCGTGCAGACAGGGCTTCTGCGGAGCGTGCCGCGTGCGCGTCGTCGCAGGCACGGTCGATCATCGCGACACCATGCTCAGCACTTCCGACCGCGAAGCGGGAATGATGTTGCTGTGTGTGTCGAGAGCAGAAAGCGGTTCTCTCACTCTGGATCTCTGA
- a CDS encoding LysR family transcriptional regulator, which yields MAPDTVSLRYFLVLAQELNFTRAAARIGIAQPALSARMRRLEAELGTSLLVRNTRSVVLTTAGAALAESAPPALAALDRAWDIARNAGAGELGTLRIGYSLSTGAETAPALVDRLIHGSPGLEVGAVPMATPEISPAVADGRIDAGITRGEQPGRGVRRFLLRRERVGVQLAQHHPLAGHPEIEIAAAAAYPLRVPDRVANPVIHDQLSALFRDTRLNPRFHTPAVSFDMAQRDLRDGLTLAPAGEAAVTVSSAGLTWRPLRGAPDLTIHLVLPRVQSPLHRRIRTVAKTLAHELHWLPD from the coding sequence GTGGCGCCGGATACGGTGAGCCTGCGGTACTTTCTGGTGCTGGCGCAGGAATTGAACTTCACCCGCGCGGCCGCGCGGATCGGTATCGCCCAGCCGGCGCTCAGTGCCCGGATGCGCCGATTGGAGGCGGAACTCGGTACGAGCCTGCTGGTTCGTAACACGCGTAGCGTCGTATTGACCACGGCCGGTGCGGCTTTGGCGGAGTCCGCGCCGCCCGCGCTGGCGGCGCTGGACCGGGCATGGGACATCGCCCGGAATGCGGGGGCCGGTGAACTGGGCACGCTGCGCATCGGATACAGCCTCAGCACGGGGGCCGAGACGGCACCGGCCCTGGTGGACAGGCTCATTCACGGCAGCCCGGGACTCGAGGTCGGCGCGGTCCCGATGGCGACTCCGGAGATCTCTCCCGCGGTCGCCGACGGCCGCATCGATGCGGGGATCACCCGCGGTGAACAGCCGGGTCGTGGCGTGCGCCGATTCCTGCTGCGGCGTGAGCGCGTCGGGGTTCAATTGGCACAGCATCATCCGCTGGCCGGACACCCGGAGATCGAGATCGCCGCTGCGGCCGCGTATCCGCTGAGAGTGCCCGACCGCGTGGCCAACCCCGTGATCCACGATCAGCTGTCCGCACTGTTCCGCGATACCCGGCTGAACCCTCGATTCCACACGCCCGCAGTCTCTTTCGACATGGCTCAGCGCGACCTACGCGACGGGCTCACCCTCGCCCCGGCCGGTGAAGCCGCGGTCACGGTGTCATCGGCCGGTCTCACGTGGCGACCGCTGCGGGGTGCGCCCGACCTGACGATCCACCTGGTCCTCCCGCGCGTGCAGTCACCACTACACCGCCGTATCCGTACCGTCGCCAAAACCCTGGCACACGAGCTGCACTGGCTGCCGGACTGA
- a CDS encoding TetR/AcrR family transcriptional regulator C-terminal domain-containing protein, producing MRAAIRLADADGLAAVSLRKVAAALDVGPMRLYGYIATKQELLDLMVDAVYAEIRPAGDGWRDVLRSLAETTRQAAHRHEWLADLIGGRPQLGPHALARGEAVVAAMGEVGVDLVMPVVDAVNAYVIGAVRREITEQRAERATGMDQRQWQSAFGPYLERTFATGRFPALATVVRDGAHLDADETFRTGLEFLLDGIRARIAN from the coding sequence GTGCGAGCGGCGATCCGGCTGGCCGACGCCGACGGGCTGGCGGCGGTATCGCTACGAAAGGTCGCCGCGGCGCTGGATGTCGGGCCGATGCGGCTCTACGGCTACATCGCCACCAAGCAGGAGTTGCTCGATCTGATGGTCGATGCGGTCTACGCCGAGATCCGCCCGGCCGGAGACGGCTGGCGCGACGTGCTGCGCTCGCTGGCCGAAACCACCCGGCAGGCCGCTCATCGGCACGAATGGCTGGCCGATCTGATCGGCGGGCGGCCTCAGCTCGGGCCGCATGCGCTGGCCAGGGGCGAGGCGGTGGTGGCCGCGATGGGCGAGGTCGGCGTGGACCTGGTCATGCCGGTGGTCGACGCGGTCAACGCGTATGTGATCGGCGCGGTGCGCCGGGAGATCACCGAGCAGCGTGCCGAGCGCGCGACCGGAATGGACCAGCGGCAATGGCAGTCCGCATTCGGGCCCTATCTGGAACGGACCTTCGCCACCGGCCGATTTCCCGCACTGGCCACGGTCGTTCGCGACGGCGCTCACCTGGACGCCGACGAAACCTTCCGTACGGGTCTCGAGTTCCTCCTCGACGGCATCCGAGCCCGCATCGCGAACTGA
- a CDS encoding FAD-dependent oxidoreductase, giving the protein MTIAIVGAGLGGLALARVLHVHGIDAVVYERETSREARGQGGMLDIHSGQHALREAGLIDRFFAIARGEGQDMRLLEPDGTLLLQEDTPDDAPLARPEVDRADLRDLLLDSLPDTTVRWGRSVASADNGLLHFTDGGSATYDLLVGADGANSRVRGLLTDARPAHTGVNVVEVGIPDIDHTHPDLAAMVGRGTYWVLGNGLSLAAQRNGDGRVRIGLSFYHTAEDWFATSAIPFEDPAAARARLIELLPGWDPRFTALIAACDDTVVPRSITTLPAGLTWPANPRVTLVGDAAHLMPPVGEGANMALLDGALLGLALAAHPDDRRAAVAAYEREMFERTSAAARMSADIQQVLMAPDAARKMLAFFQPEKGAGQGTADT; this is encoded by the coding sequence ATGACCATCGCCATCGTCGGAGCCGGACTGGGCGGCCTGGCCCTCGCCCGCGTGCTGCACGTGCACGGCATCGACGCCGTCGTGTACGAACGTGAAACCTCGCGCGAGGCCCGCGGCCAGGGCGGTATGCTCGACATCCATTCCGGGCAGCATGCGTTGCGCGAGGCCGGGCTGATCGATCGGTTCTTCGCGATCGCCCGCGGCGAGGGGCAGGACATGCGCCTGCTGGAACCGGACGGCACCTTGCTGCTGCAGGAGGACACCCCCGACGACGCCCCGCTCGCACGACCCGAGGTCGACCGCGCCGATCTCCGTGACCTGCTGCTGGATTCCCTGCCCGACACAACGGTGCGCTGGGGGCGGTCCGTCGCATCCGCCGACAACGGACTGCTGCACTTCACCGACGGCGGCAGTGCGACATACGACCTGCTGGTCGGTGCTGACGGCGCGAACTCGCGGGTCCGCGGACTGCTCACCGACGCCCGCCCGGCGCATACCGGCGTCAACGTCGTCGAGGTCGGCATTCCCGACATCGACCACACCCACCCCGACCTCGCCGCGATGGTCGGGCGGGGCACCTACTGGGTGCTCGGCAACGGACTGTCCCTGGCGGCGCAGCGCAACGGCGACGGTCGCGTCCGCATCGGCCTCAGCTTCTACCACACCGCCGAGGACTGGTTCGCTACCAGTGCGATCCCGTTCGAGGACCCGGCCGCCGCCCGCGCGCGGCTGATCGAGCTACTCCCCGGCTGGGATCCGCGGTTCACCGCGCTGATCGCGGCCTGCGACGACACGGTCGTCCCGCGATCGATCACCACCCTCCCGGCGGGCCTGACCTGGCCCGCGAACCCGCGCGTCACGCTGGTCGGCGATGCCGCGCATCTGATGCCGCCGGTAGGTGAGGGCGCCAACATGGCATTGCTCGACGGCGCGCTGCTCGGACTCGCGCTTGCCGCGCACCCGGACGACCGGCGCGCCGCCGTCGCGGCATACGAACGCGAGATGTTCGAACGCACCAGCGCGGCCGCCCGGATGTCCGCGGACATCCAGCAAGTACTGATGGCGCCGGACGCCGCCCGGAAGATGCTCGCATTCTTCCAGCCCGAGAAGGGGGCCGGCCAAGGTACGGCGGATACGTGA
- a CDS encoding TetR/AcrR family transcriptional regulator, protein MGTLAGSFDQDLPGLPRGRGRMVTDDVLAAQRPRLLRAAIAAVAENGFAATTIADIVGRARVSRQAFYRQFDSKEACLIAAIDAGIETVAAVVAASGAETGDQTDFEASIRAVLRAYLRVSAAEPEFTRAWTLELPISGAAGLAKRNEYFDILADVLRRLHIDAGLGSAREALPETTYLALIGGCHELFYRYVAADRTSDLPDLEGAMASFVLAVLG, encoded by the coding sequence GTGGGAACGCTAGCGGGATCGTTCGACCAAGACCTGCCGGGTCTGCCTCGCGGCCGGGGCCGGATGGTCACCGATGACGTGCTGGCCGCGCAGCGCCCGCGACTGCTTCGTGCGGCCATCGCAGCGGTGGCCGAGAACGGCTTCGCCGCAACCACGATCGCGGACATCGTCGGTCGTGCGCGAGTGTCGCGTCAGGCGTTCTATCGTCAGTTCGACAGCAAGGAAGCCTGCTTGATCGCGGCGATCGACGCCGGTATCGAAACCGTCGCGGCAGTGGTCGCGGCCAGTGGTGCCGAAACCGGCGATCAGACCGATTTCGAGGCGTCGATCCGCGCCGTGCTGCGCGCGTATCTGCGTGTGAGCGCGGCCGAACCCGAGTTCACGCGCGCGTGGACCTTGGAGCTTCCGATCTCCGGCGCGGCCGGACTCGCCAAGCGCAACGAGTACTTCGACATCCTCGCGGACGTACTGCGACGCCTGCACATCGACGCCGGCCTCGGATCCGCGCGCGAGGCGTTGCCCGAGACCACGTACTTGGCGCTGATCGGCGGCTGCCACGAGCTGTTCTATCGCTACGTCGCCGCTGATCGCACCTCCGATCTTCCCGATCTCGAAGGGGCGATGGCGAGCTTCGTGCTCGCTGTGCTCGGCTGA